The Selenomonas ruminantium subsp. lactilytica TAM6421 genome has a segment encoding these proteins:
- a CDS encoding NlpC/P60 family protein, giving the protein MEESVDCSSFVQDVYRSMGILLPRDADQQELAMNHSVSLEGLNTDARYQKAAEAPVGALFFKPGHVMLYLGKDAKGTPLAIHSASSYFTFSGNKSKKHYIRRVLVSDLSYQNGKAVRTIDGMTSIGSCF; this is encoded by the coding sequence ATGGAGGAGAGTGTTGACTGCTCCTCCTTTGTGCAGGATGTCTACCGTTCCATGGGCATCTTGCTTCCCCGCGATGCCGACCAGCAGGAACTGGCCATGAATCACTCCGTATCCCTAGAGGGGCTAAACACTGATGCTCGCTATCAAAAAGCAGCGGAGGCACCTGTAGGCGCACTATTCTTCAAGCCTGGCCATGTGATGCTCTATCTTGGCAAAGATGCAAAAGGCACCCCCTTGGCGATTCACTCTGCCAGCAGCTATTTCACCTTCTCTGGCAATAAGAGCAAAAAGCATTACATCCGGCGGGTACTGGTTTCCGACCTATCCTACCAAAACGGCAAAGCCGTCCGGACCATTGATGGCATGACTTCGATAGGAAGTTGTTTCTAA
- a CDS encoding AAA family ATPase, translating into MVADMSIITESNTMPIGVDDFREIVTKKYCFVDKTRFIKEILDGHSKVTLITRPRRFGKTLNLSMLRYFFTVENKEKNRGLFAGLDIERAGERYMAEQGSRPVFFL; encoded by the coding sequence ATGGTGGCAGACATGAGCATAATAACCGAAAGCAATACTATGCCTATAGGTGTGGACGATTTTCGGGAGATTGTGACAAAAAAATATTGCTTTGTCGATAAGACTCGATTTATCAAAGAAATTTTGGACGGCCATAGCAAGGTAACTCTTATCACTCGTCCCAGACGATTTGGAAAAACCTTGAACCTATCTATGCTGAGATATTTCTTTACTGTGGAAAATAAGGAAAAGAATCGGGGACTTTTTGCCGGTCTGGACATTGAGAGAGCCGGAGAGCGGTATATGGCTGAACAGGGCAGCCGTCCTGTGTTTTTTTTGTGA
- a CDS encoding alpha/beta hydrolase produces MLIEGAESFFLPGDGQKKAVLLVQGFAGNTAELWPMGKFLEAKGYTVLAPRLPGHGTKVEDLLRTNADDWLDAVRDGYSVLRGLAKDIVVIGGSMGGSLGLILSAEKQVKGVVTLAAPIFIAQEQGISALPPKEMLTSSDFTPENKRNLVNVPKAANLIYDKIPLLSVYDLLEVIERSKKCLPKITAPSLIVHGKDDTMAAVESAQYIGEHIGSSRKKVVLLDGAGHLLPLMEGREAVFEKISSFLDTL; encoded by the coding sequence ATGCTTATTGAAGGTGCAGAATCATTTTTTCTCCCTGGAGATGGTCAAAAGAAAGCCGTGCTTTTGGTGCAGGGATTTGCTGGAAATACCGCTGAGCTTTGGCCAATGGGGAAATTCTTGGAAGCCAAAGGATATACAGTGCTTGCACCAAGACTTCCTGGGCATGGAACAAAGGTAGAAGACCTTCTTCGGACAAATGCTGATGATTGGCTGGATGCCGTGCGGGACGGCTATTCTGTTCTCCGTGGCTTGGCCAAAGATATTGTAGTAATCGGCGGCTCCATGGGAGGAAGCCTTGGCCTTATTTTGTCAGCGGAAAAACAGGTTAAAGGGGTGGTCACATTAGCGGCACCTATTTTCATTGCACAGGAACAGGGCATTTCTGCCCTTCCGCCCAAGGAAATGCTGACATCTTCAGATTTTACACCTGAGAATAAGCGGAACCTCGTAAATGTTCCCAAAGCCGCTAATTTGATTTATGATAAAATCCCCCTTCTTTCTGTTTATGATCTTCTTGAAGTTATAGAGCGTAGCAAAAAATGTCTGCCCAAAATTACCGCTCCCTCCTTAATCGTTCATGGTAAAGATGATACGATGGCGGCGGTTGAAAGTGCCCAATATATTGGAGAGCATATTGGCAGCAGTCGGAAGAAAGTAGTTTTGCTTGATGGAGCAGGGCATTTGCTTCCCTTAATGGAAGGTCGGGAGGCTGTTTTCGAGAAAATAAGCAGTTTCTTAGATACGCTTTGA
- a CDS encoding glutamate-cysteine ligase family protein, whose translation MKEWKKALVNHFRQGIKHNTLPRLGVELEHFIVCHDTKNAVSYYGEGGVREILLGLMSHYPHAIALEEADLLGFSTDEFVITLEPASQLEISIFPMTSISRISLVYDDLCKNLNTELLPYGYEFMTVGCQPTSHVDDLPMIPKERYLLMDKYFVGTGNGGREMMRGTASLQVSIDYFSEDDFRRKIQAAYYYSPILKMLTDSSRTFEGKTLKSFLKRTDIWRRVDKARTGIVPNIFKVDYCFSDYADYIGTVPPIFVLEGKTYRYTGDRTTESLYEKKPMTEKALSHILSMAFPDVRLKNYLELRMADSVSSYLMLAYCALLKGLLYSDEGLSFAADGIRKNNLTEKDILVAEDNLMTKGYDAIVYGQPLRKIATNMLSIAEGILTQEERDFLHPFAERILHGKNDYTSH comes from the coding sequence ATGAAGGAATGGAAAAAAGCGTTAGTAAATCACTTTCGACAAGGAATTAAGCACAATACGTTACCAAGACTAGGCGTGGAGTTAGAGCACTTTATTGTGTGTCATGACACCAAAAATGCCGTCTCGTACTACGGAGAAGGTGGAGTGAGAGAAATCTTGCTTGGGTTGATGTCACATTATCCCCATGCAATAGCCTTAGAAGAGGCGGATTTATTAGGCTTTTCCACTGATGAATTCGTTATCACTCTTGAGCCTGCTTCTCAACTAGAAATAAGTATTTTTCCTATGACATCTATCTCACGAATTAGCCTTGTTTATGATGATTTATGTAAAAATCTAAATACTGAACTACTGCCCTACGGCTATGAATTTATGACTGTAGGGTGTCAACCAACTAGCCATGTAGATGATTTACCCATGATTCCCAAAGAACGCTATCTGCTGATGGACAAATACTTTGTCGGAACTGGGAATGGGGGACGTGAAATGATGCGGGGAACAGCCTCGCTTCAGGTATCTATTGATTACTTTTCTGAGGATGATTTTCGGCGGAAAATACAGGCAGCCTATTATTATTCTCCGATACTAAAAATGTTGACAGATAGTTCCAGAACTTTTGAAGGCAAAACTCTTAAGAGCTTTCTAAAACGAACTGATATTTGGAGACGAGTAGATAAGGCTCGTACAGGTATAGTGCCAAATATTTTCAAGGTAGATTACTGCTTTTCTGATTATGCTGATTATATCGGCACTGTACCACCTATCTTTGTGCTAGAGGGGAAAACGTATCGGTATACCGGCGACAGAACGACTGAATCGCTATATGAAAAAAAACCTATGACTGAAAAAGCTTTATCGCATATTCTGTCCATGGCTTTTCCAGATGTAAGATTGAAAAATTATTTGGAATTAAGAATGGCAGATTCTGTATCATCATATCTAATGCTGGCTTATTGTGCATTGCTAAAAGGTTTGCTATACTCGGATGAGGGATTATCATTTGCCGCAGATGGCATACGAAAAAATAATCTAACGGAGAAGGATATTTTAGTTGCAGAAGATAATTTGATGACAAAAGGCTATGATGCCATCGTCTACGGGCAGCCATTACGGAAAATTGCCACTAATATGTTAAGCATTGCCGAAGGTATACTGACACAGGAAGAACGTGATTTTTTGCATCCTTTTGCAGAGAGAATTCTTCATGGTAAAAATGATTACACTTCGCATTAG
- a CDS encoding BMP family ABC transporter substrate-binding protein, with protein MKKKFTLWAYFAVAFMLAMSSFSIANVVEAAIPKAGFIFFHDEASTYDANFMRAAEQACREQGVEFVFKTAVPESEECTKIAAELVQEGCRIVFADSFGHDSYMAEAAKKFPAVYFITATGVKSHTANLPNYHNAFATIYEGRYLTGIAAGMKLNEMIAEGKIAPNKAKIGYVGAYTYPEVISGYTAFFLGVRSVCKTATMDVLFTGSWYDYDAEKKAAEQLVAGGAVLLGQHSDSMGVPSFCEANNIPNVAYNESLEKEYPKTFLVSSKINWKPYFTYIIDSVKNGKAIARDWTGHMADGSVEISAINERVAAKGTARALAKAQKKLSNGKVNVFDVRKFTVSGAQLNAFEAAISEGDVREAVKDGYFHESEYRSAPYFDLTIDGVNLLNTAY; from the coding sequence ATGAAAAAAAAGTTTACATTATGGGCGTACTTTGCCGTCGCATTTATGCTGGCAATGTCCTCGTTTTCTATCGCAAATGTCGTGGAAGCCGCTATTCCTAAGGCTGGTTTTATCTTCTTTCATGATGAGGCATCGACATATGATGCCAACTTCATGAGAGCTGCGGAGCAGGCTTGTCGTGAGCAAGGTGTAGAATTTGTTTTCAAAACAGCTGTTCCTGAGAGTGAAGAATGCACGAAAATTGCTGCTGAATTAGTGCAGGAAGGATGCAGAATTGTTTTTGCTGACAGTTTCGGTCACGATTCCTACATGGCAGAAGCAGCAAAAAAATTCCCTGCTGTTTATTTTATTACCGCTACCGGTGTAAAATCACATACTGCCAACCTGCCCAATTATCATAATGCCTTTGCAACTATCTATGAAGGACGGTATTTGACGGGGATTGCCGCTGGCATGAAGCTTAATGAAATGATTGCTGAAGGCAAAATCGCCCCCAATAAAGCAAAAATCGGTTACGTAGGCGCATACACCTATCCTGAGGTCATTTCGGGTTACACCGCTTTTTTCTTGGGAGTGCGTTCCGTCTGCAAAACAGCGACAATGGATGTTCTCTTCACCGGTTCATGGTATGATTACGATGCAGAGAAAAAGGCAGCCGAACAGCTTGTAGCCGGTGGAGCAGTTCTGCTCGGCCAGCACTCTGATTCTATGGGAGTTCCTTCCTTCTGCGAAGCAAACAATATCCCCAATGTGGCTTATAACGAAAGTCTCGAAAAAGAATATCCCAAGACATTTTTGGTAAGTTCAAAAATTAATTGGAAACCATATTTTACCTATATCATCGATAGTGTCAAAAATGGCAAAGCCATTGCAAGGGATTGGACAGGGCATATGGCAGATGGCTCTGTAGAAATATCCGCTATAAATGAAAGAGTCGCAGCAAAGGGGACGGCTAGGGCTTTGGCAAAAGCGCAAAAGAAGTTGTCCAACGGTAAAGTAAATGTATTTGATGTAAGAAAATTTACGGTAAGTGGAGCGCAGCTTAATGCCTTTGAAGCTGCTATCAGTGAGGGAGATGTACGGGAAGCGGTGAAAGATGGCTATTTCCATGAATCCGAATACCGCTCGGCACCATATTTTGACTTGACCATTGATGGAGTAAATCTGCTGAACACCGCCTACTAA
- a CDS encoding MATE family efflux transporter, which produces MKFIDAIVGKTFCGQQFTRLLFAAVVTTFITNLNFIADKIFATQLFGKTAMAGIEIVLPLLYATAFLEFMIATGTAYLYSFEIGAFNAKRANCLVGQGIIWTLFLSALLAVSLYWAEDLYFSFYPHAETTTAFARLYYEPFLATIAIHPMYILMQMMVYADGGGRYCVFATVIQITVHMIVALFLTIGLDFGMTGIALSVFISEIGAMAVFARWMFSVSQTLKPKFYCSFSDTLKVLKLSYVNASLSLYIAVGNMILVIYFLRDFGQDYFPVLSAVISIFQLAVCLSGVEKATEPLVNIYLGENNFDGVIKIMKPAAIVAALFGGAVIPVMWLFCEPIASIFGIADVAIVAEAKIVIRTVAFAMPFVALLYLFTMYYQINGYFKIAISLSFCKDLLLYTGLPILFSSFIGVRGVWLGMVAVPFGTFLLFAIVLRIRYPETFPMLVFNKDIVSQDEVLNICNVIKLRDWAEGEFQKRGFSSRYVMKVGLLVEEIGMSVVEKNLGTNILAELTLFFDGEPKIILRDNGIHFDMTQDNLSSFRDYFLYSLLTEENIGKNFLETQNYNRHIFRPVLKNKGG; this is translated from the coding sequence ATGAAATTTATAGATGCCATTGTCGGCAAAACATTTTGTGGTCAGCAATTTACACGGCTTCTTTTTGCTGCTGTTGTCACAACATTTATAACAAACTTGAATTTCATAGCTGACAAGATTTTTGCGACACAACTTTTTGGAAAAACTGCCATGGCAGGGATAGAAATCGTACTTCCTTTGCTTTATGCTACGGCTTTTTTAGAATTTATGATTGCAACAGGAACAGCTTATCTCTATTCCTTTGAAATAGGTGCTTTTAATGCCAAAAGAGCCAATTGTCTCGTTGGTCAAGGGATTATCTGGACGCTATTTTTGTCTGCCTTACTAGCAGTGAGCTTATACTGGGCTGAGGACTTATATTTTTCCTTTTATCCTCACGCTGAAACTACGACTGCCTTTGCCCGTTTGTATTACGAGCCTTTTTTGGCAACAATTGCTATACATCCCATGTATATTTTAATGCAAATGATGGTTTATGCAGACGGCGGTGGCAGATATTGTGTATTCGCCACGGTAATCCAAATAACGGTACACATGATAGTAGCTCTTTTTTTGACGATAGGTTTGGATTTTGGGATGACTGGCATAGCACTGAGCGTTTTTATTAGTGAGATTGGAGCTATGGCTGTATTTGCACGGTGGATGTTTTCTGTTTCACAGACATTAAAGCCGAAGTTTTATTGTTCCTTTAGCGACACTTTAAAGGTGCTAAAATTAAGCTATGTCAACGCCTCTCTCTCCCTATACATTGCTGTTGGCAATATGATTTTGGTTATATATTTTTTGCGGGATTTCGGGCAGGATTACTTCCCGGTTTTATCAGCAGTTATTTCCATTTTTCAACTAGCGGTTTGTTTAAGTGGTGTAGAAAAGGCAACAGAACCTCTCGTTAATATTTATTTAGGTGAAAATAATTTTGATGGCGTAATAAAAATCATGAAACCAGCGGCCATAGTAGCAGCTTTATTTGGTGGAGCAGTTATCCCTGTTATGTGGTTATTTTGTGAACCTATTGCCAGTATTTTCGGCATTGCCGATGTTGCAATAGTTGCTGAGGCCAAAATTGTTATAAGAACTGTCGCTTTCGCAATGCCCTTTGTGGCATTACTCTACCTTTTTACCATGTATTATCAAATTAACGGCTATTTCAAAATTGCCATATCGCTTTCTTTTTGTAAGGATTTACTTTTGTATACCGGTCTTCCGATACTGTTTTCCTCTTTTATAGGTGTGCGTGGTGTGTGGCTTGGCATGGTCGCTGTTCCCTTTGGCACTTTCCTTTTATTTGCCATTGTCCTTCGTATCCGCTATCCCGAAACATTCCCCATGCTTGTCTTCAATAAGGATATCGTTTCTCAAGATGAAGTGCTTAATATCTGTAATGTTATCAAGCTTAGGGATTGGGCAGAAGGGGAATTTCAAAAGAGGGGATTTTCATCACGATATGTTATGAAAGTCGGTCTCCTTGTTGAGGAGATTGGCATGAGCGTGGTAGAAAAGAATCTAGGCACAAATATCCTAGCAGAGTTGACCTTATTTTTTGACGGAGAACCAAAAATAATTCTGCGTGATAATGGCATACACTTTGACATGACACAAGATAATCTTAGTTCTTTTCGTGATTATTTTCTTTACAGTTTATTAACTGAGGAAAATATAGGAAAAAATTTTCTGGAGACACAAAATTATAATCGACATATTTTTCGCCCAGTGCTGAAGAATAAAGGAGGCTGA
- a CDS encoding ATP-binding protein: MEEIKQRNIYLKQLLAFKDQEPVKIITGIRRCGKSTVMKLMMKYLIEHDTLPEQIIYMNFESNKFDDFDRKQVYQYVQERIITGRKMYIFLDEPQTIENWNKTVNSFQVDFNCDIYITGSNAYLLSSEYATYLSGRYVEIKMLPLSFKEFITFQGYTLKDYVSPIGEQRKRAYDALGEMTEIADLFEAYVRYGGFPVLSDIGLEQDKVLAILDGIYNTVVKRDIIDRANLKPNSHTIDSVLLEKVCQFLADNIGSSISFNNISNTLVSNKMLQERKRHGKPAVRTISNYVDDITEAYLFYPIKRFDIKGKEYLQTLGKYYMVDTGLRNYLLGYRGVDTGHQIENVVYFELLRRGYDVAVGKIGNKEVDFIAIKGEEKIYYQVTQEMRSEETITRELAPLKEIKDNFPKIVLTLDSNIKLTEDGIRIINLLDFLLSNEHE, from the coding sequence ATGGAAGAAATAAAGCAACGCAACATATATCTTAAGCAACTGCTGGCTTTTAAGGACCAGGAGCCGGTCAAAATCATCACTGGCATTAGACGCTGCGGAAAATCGACAGTAATGAAGCTCATGATGAAATATCTAATTGAACATGATACTCTACCTGAACAAATAATTTACATGAATTTTGAATCTAATAAATTTGATGATTTTGACCGTAAACAAGTCTATCAATATGTACAAGAAAGAATCATTACTGGGAGAAAAATGTATATCTTTCTTGACGAACCACAGACTATAGAAAATTGGAATAAGACCGTTAATTCTTTTCAAGTCGATTTTAATTGTGATATATACATAACAGGTTCAAATGCTTACTTATTATCATCTGAATATGCTACTTATTTATCTGGTAGATATGTGGAAATAAAAATGTTGCCTTTATCTTTTAAGGAGTTCATAACCTTTCAAGGATATACCTTAAAAGATTATGTTTCACCAATCGGGGAACAAAGAAAACGAGCCTATGACGCTTTGGGTGAAATGACAGAGATTGCAGATTTGTTCGAGGCATATGTTCGTTATGGTGGCTTCCCAGTTTTGAGTGATATTGGACTTGAGCAGGATAAGGTTTTAGCTATATTAGATGGTATATATAACACAGTTGTAAAAAGAGATATAATTGACCGTGCCAACTTAAAACCAAATTCTCACACCATAGATTCTGTCTTGCTCGAAAAGGTATGTCAATTTCTCGCTGATAATATTGGAAGCAGTATTTCCTTCAACAATATCAGTAATACGCTTGTATCTAATAAAATGTTGCAGGAAAGAAAAAGACATGGAAAACCTGCTGTCAGAACTATTTCCAATTATGTAGACGATATAACAGAAGCGTATCTCTTTTATCCCATAAAAAGATTTGACATAAAAGGTAAAGAGTATTTACAAACCCTCGGTAAATATTACATGGTAGATACAGGCCTTAGGAATTATCTGCTAGGCTACAGAGGGGTAGATACAGGACACCAGATTGAAAATGTTGTCTACTTTGAATTACTTCGTAGGGGGTATGATGTAGCCGTTGGCAAAATTGGCAATAAAGAAGTAGACTTTATCGCTATAAAAGGTGAAGAAAAGATATATTATCAAGTTACGCAAGAGATGCGCTCTGAAGAAACCATTACACGTGAATTAGCTCCTTTAAAAGAGATAAAAGATAACTTCCCTAAGATTGTTTTAACCTTAGATAGTAATATCAAACTAACAGAAGATGGTATACGAATTATAAACTTATTGGATTTCTTGTTAAGCAACGAACATGAATGA
- the budA gene encoding acetolactate decarboxylase produces MKFDIKKKLIAAAITSAVTIGAGIGASPAYAAQADRESIAQVALLQSLAQGYFGGTVTAGQLRKLGDTGIGTFEGLNGEMIVLDGKVYQALGDGRVIVAPDKTIIPYATVTFFDKDIAVKLENIKDKAALEKALNDAVQQHGANSFYMVKFPAEFSSILFRSEYGSQEPYPTLVEALKGKQTEFTEQNIKGTLVGLYCPSYMGELNSVGWHFHFLSDDKKKGGHILELSLKSATAYLDQTDKFTMILHADKKFHDLNLAKDMTNDIRSAEQDTKGKLQGEK; encoded by the coding sequence ATGAAATTTGACATTAAAAAGAAACTTATTGCGGCCGCTATTACCAGTGCGGTGACGATTGGCGCGGGAATCGGTGCATCTCCTGCGTATGCTGCTCAAGCTGATCGTGAGAGCATTGCCCAGGTGGCGCTCTTGCAATCCTTGGCACAGGGATATTTTGGCGGCACGGTTACTGCCGGGCAGCTTCGCAAGCTCGGCGATACGGGAATCGGAACTTTTGAGGGACTCAACGGCGAGATGATTGTGCTGGATGGCAAGGTCTACCAGGCCTTGGGGGACGGGCGTGTCATCGTTGCCCCCGACAAGACCATCATCCCTTATGCCACTGTGACCTTCTTTGACAAGGATATTGCCGTCAAGCTGGAGAATATCAAGGATAAGGCAGCTTTGGAGAAAGCTTTGAATGATGCCGTTCAGCAGCACGGAGCCAATAGTTTCTACATGGTAAAATTCCCGGCAGAATTCTCCTCCATTCTGTTCCGCAGCGAATACGGCAGCCAGGAGCCATATCCCACCCTGGTGGAGGCTTTGAAAGGCAAGCAGACGGAGTTTACCGAGCAGAACATCAAGGGCACTCTGGTGGGGCTGTACTGCCCGAGCTACATGGGGGAACTTAACTCCGTGGGCTGGCATTTCCATTTCCTTTCGGATGACAAAAAGAAGGGCGGGCATATTTTGGAGCTTTCCCTGAAGAGTGCCACGGCATATCTTGACCAGACGGACAAGTTCACCATGATTCTCCATGCTGACAAAAAGTTCCATGACCTCAATCTTGCCAAGGATATGACAAATGATATCAGAAGCGCAGAGCAGGATACAAAGGGTAAATTGCAGGGTGAAAAGTGA
- a CDS encoding alpha/beta fold hydrolase, which yields MRAVRITIICLVLNFLCLSAAWAGEILQENIPLERNGIQLHLERYAEQDGQEKKPILFVHGVTYSSHEFDVDYGDYSLTRYLARHGFEVWLLDIAGFGRSGEVRNGFLPDSDYAAEDIAAAVRCILARHNLPSMDILGWSWGTVTSGRFAAKYPELVHRLVLYAPIVAGLGDVRVKEPFHKNTWEHAADDFQKTADGSIDFNITEKAVADTYLANAWHYDKDTSPNGGRRDLLVSSKKRLIPTAEIKAPVLIIAGTNDPYVTPEMCAEAYKTLPNKDSRLEIIPGAAHAMLMERPYYKLFRENVMDFLVEGRNE from the coding sequence GTGAGAGCAGTTCGGATTACAATCATTTGTTTGGTGTTGAATTTCTTGTGTTTATCCGCTGCCTGGGCGGGAGAAATATTACAGGAGAATATTCCTCTGGAACGGAACGGTATACAGCTGCATTTGGAGCGTTATGCAGAGCAGGACGGGCAGGAGAAAAAGCCCATCCTGTTTGTGCATGGCGTAACCTACTCCTCCCATGAGTTTGATGTTGACTATGGGGATTACAGCCTGACACGCTATTTGGCCCGTCATGGCTTTGAGGTATGGCTCCTGGATATAGCAGGATTTGGCAGGTCAGGAGAGGTCAGGAATGGGTTCCTGCCAGATTCCGATTATGCAGCCGAAGACATAGCAGCAGCAGTTCGTTGCATTCTGGCAAGGCATAATCTTCCTTCCATGGATATTCTGGGGTGGAGCTGGGGAACCGTGACCAGCGGACGCTTTGCGGCAAAATACCCGGAATTGGTCCATAGGCTTGTCCTCTATGCGCCTATCGTGGCTGGCCTTGGTGATGTGCGGGTAAAGGAACCCTTCCATAAGAATACCTGGGAACATGCGGCAGATGATTTTCAAAAGACAGCAGATGGCAGTATAGACTTCAATATCACCGAGAAAGCTGTGGCAGACACCTACCTTGCCAATGCCTGGCACTATGACAAGGATACCAGCCCCAACGGAGGTCGGCGTGATTTATTGGTGAGCAGCAAAAAACGGCTGATACCCACCGCAGAGATAAAAGCTCCCGTGCTTATTATCGCAGGTACCAATGATCCTTATGTAACTCCAGAAATGTGTGCAGAAGCTTATAAGACCTTGCCAAATAAAGATTCGCGGCTGGAGATTATCCCCGGGGCAGCTCATGCCATGCTTATGGAGCGCCCGTACTATAAGCTGTTTCGTGAGAATGTTATGGATTTTTTGGTAGAGGGCAGAAATGAATAA
- a CDS encoding transposase, whose protein sequence is MNSSSINWCKFTLQLSSAIIQKIEPLTNEKRRNVLIIDDSLFSRARAKKVELLAKVYDHVEHKYTKGFRMLTLGWSDGNSFLPLSQCLLSSAERENRLQEASSDIDARSNGGKLRKLAQTKATSVMLTLLKEAKDADIPAKYVLFDTWFCSPEAIFLEKELNAMLDSFLENLSDLWHNCLNRCA, encoded by the coding sequence ATGAATTCCAGCAGCATCAACTGGTGCAAATTCACATTACAGCTATCCTCGGCAATTATCCAGAAGATTGAACCACTCACCAACGAGAAGCGTCGCAATGTACTTATCATCGACGATTCTCTTTTCAGCCGGGCACGCGCGAAAAAGGTAGAACTGCTGGCTAAGGTCTATGACCATGTAGAGCATAAATATACCAAAGGTTTCCGTATGTTAACGCTTGGCTGGAGTGATGGGAATTCCTTTCTGCCGTTGAGTCAGTGCCTGTTATCTTCCGCAGAACGTGAAAACCGACTGCAGGAAGCATCTTCAGATATTGATGCGAGAAGCAATGGGGGCAAACTGCGTAAACTGGCGCAGACCAAGGCTACCAGTGTGATGCTGACTTTACTGAAGGAGGCGAAAGACGCTGATATTCCAGCAAAGTATGTCCTCTTTGACACATGGTTCTGTTCTCCGGAGGCAATTTTCCTTGAAAAAGAACTAAATGCCATGCTGGATTCCTTTTTGGAAAATCTGTCTGATTTATGGCACAATTGCCTGAACCGATGTGCATGA